The following nucleotide sequence is from Roseivirga sp. BDSF3-8.
TGCCAGTTCCGGACGCTATAGTGTAGCCAATCGCGTGGGCTTTTTGGTGCAGGGCAGTAGCTTTACAAATGTCTCTAATATTGGTCACCTCCTGACCGGTGACTATGGCCAGGAAAGCACAGGGGATGTCTGGACCTCTATCGGGGGACCTGGTAGCCCTGGTATCTCGGGGCTCCCTATTTACGGTACGCGCCACCAGTTTGATGTGTACTCTGTAAACATGGCCCTTGCAGACCGCAATATATTATCAGGGACCAGTGGTTCCAGTGGCATCAGAGATGCCATCATATTTTATGATGCAGGTCCTGGTAATAATAGCCGGATGCTTATTGGAAAAACTCAGGGGGCAGGACAAATACGGCCTGATGTGGTCATTAATGCTAATGGAAACATTGGTATAGGTACCACCTCATCAAATGTAGGGTCCGGAAACTCTGCAAAACTGAAAGTGCAGGGATCTACTGCTAATAAAGACCTCACGTTATATGTACAGGATAAAAATGCAACATCGTCTACGGTGCCAAGCTACGCGCTTGGAGTAGGGCCAAGCAGTGCGCCTGCGATTTACCTGGGGTATAGTACTTCCTCAAGTTTTATTGCCAGTAATGATGATCCCCTGAAGCTAGGTAGGGAGGAGAGTGGCTCATTTAATGAGATACTTACTATTACCAGGAGTATATCTTCGGACGTAGTGGTAATAGATGGTGATCTTTGGCCGAACTTTGGTATCAATGCAGATATAGGTAACTCAGGAAGCAGGGCATGGAATGATGTATTTGCAGATAACTTTATTAATATATCGGATGCCAGATCAAAGGAAAAGGTAGAGCCTTTGCCTTATGGCCTGGAACATATCAAACAGCTAAATCCTGTGACCTTTCAGTGGAAAGATAAGCCACAGGAAGGCCTTCACTCGGGTTTACTGGCCCAGGAGGTACAGAAGGTGATCCCTGAAGTGGTATACGACCCAAATAAGGATATCAGGTATGACAAGGAGGGGAGGGCACTGACTCCGGAAAAAGATGCCCGGTACGGAATACGGTACCAGGAACTCATTCCCGTATTGATCAGGGCCATGCAGGAGATGAGCGAGACGATCGAAGGATTGGAAAGCAGGCTGGCTACGTATGAAACAGCCGGCAAATCGGAAAGAAACGCGAATAACCTGCTGGAAACCGGTGCGGAAAGATCGTCTTTGCTCTTTCAAAACAGCCCAAACCCATATAGTCAGCGAACAGAAATCACCTTTTACCTTTCGGAACAGGTCACAGAAGCCTCTTTGCTCATTTTCGATATGAATGGCAGGCAGTTGGATAATATAGGCATAAACAGCCGGGGGGATAGCGGAATAACGATAGATGGAAACAGATTCCAGCCCGGCATGTACATATATACGCTTATAGCTGATGGAAGGGAGGTTGATTCAAAAAGAATGATCCTGGTAAAGTAACTTAAACAGTGTTTAAATAAACAGAGGGCCACCCATACGTAA
It contains:
- a CDS encoding tail fiber domain-containing protein, which produces MKNQPQHSRRMLLIAACLMLFAQPAISQFWQTPGSSNTTVTIARQGRVGVGIPSSGFSSFNASSGRYSVANRVGFLVQGSSFTNVSNIGHLLTGDYGQESTGDVWTSIGGPGSPGISGLPIYGTRHQFDVYSVNMALADRNILSGTSGSSGIRDAIIFYDAGPGNNSRMLIGKTQGAGQIRPDVVINANGNIGIGTTSSNVGSGNSAKLKVQGSTANKDLTLYVQDKNATSSTVPSYALGVGPSSAPAIYLGYSTSSSFIASNDDPLKLGREESGSFNEILTITRSISSDVVVIDGDLWPNFGINADIGNSGSRAWNDVFADNFINISDARSKEKVEPLPYGLEHIKQLNPVTFQWKDKPQEGLHSGLLAQEVQKVIPEVVYDPNKDIRYDKEGRALTPEKDARYGIRYQELIPVLIRAMQEMSETIEGLESRLATYETAGKSERNANNLLETGAERSSLLFQNSPNPYSQRTEITFYLSEQVTEASLLIFDMNGRQLDNIGINSRGDSGITIDGNRFQPGMYIYTLIADGREVDSKRMILVK